The Candida dubliniensis CD36 chromosome 2, complete sequence genome contains a region encoding:
- a CDS encoding 2'(3')-polynucleotidase, putative (Similar to S. cerevisiae TPP1;~In S. cerevisiae: DNA 3'-phosphatase that functions in repair of endogenous damage of double-stranded DNA, activity is specific for removal of 3' phosphates at strand breaks; has similarity to the l-2-haloacid dehalogenase superfamily.): protein MTKKNVQRDILSMFGNSISKNSKIKKPSVTKNTPNTISKELLRQNLNNSNPTFASNWTIKQTFLIQNISIKYGDTKAVSLIKVAAFDLDGTLISTKSGGTFSKGPSDWKWWNDKVLDKLKDLYNNNYLIVIFSNQGGVVATPSSKSYLNFTAKLNSIAEELKAHNILERISIYAAPKKPSVKSRNSSISTISEEMHAKMRKPETGMWDTFLLDLKKNGITQDIDYMDSFFVGDAAGRSKDFSDSDVLFSKNINLKFITPEELFT from the coding sequence ATGACAAAGAAGAATGTACAACGGGATATACTTTCCATGTTTGGAAATAGTATCTCTAAGAATAGCAAAATAAAGAAACCAAGTGTTACCAAAAATACTCCCAACACAATATCAAAAGAACTCCTTAGACAAAATCTAAACAATTCGAATCCCACTTTTGCAAGCAACTGGACTATAAAACAGACTTTCttgattcaaaatatttcaatcaaGTATGGCGACACAAAGGCAGTATCATTGATCAAAGTTGCAGCATTTGATTTAGATGGAACTTTAATTAGTACAAAGTCTGGTGGTACTTTTTCAAAAGGTCCCAGTGATTGGAAATGGTGGAATGATAAAGTGCtagataaattgaaagatttgtataataataattatttgattgtgATATTTTCTAATCAGGGTGGTGTGGTGGCAACTCCATCAAGCAAGTCTTACTTGAATTTCACAGCTAAGTTGAATAGTATTGCTGAGGAGCTAAAAGCTCATAATATCTTGGAGAGAATACTGATATATGCAGCCCCCAAGAAGCCATCTGTTAAAAGCAGGAACAGCTCTATCAGCACTATCAGTGAGGAGATGCACGCAAAAATGAGAAAACCAGAAACTGGTATGTGGGATACATTCCTACTTGATCTAAAAAAGAATGGCATAACACAGGATATTGATTACATGGatagtttttttgttggcGATGCCGCCGGACGAAGCAAGGACTTTCTGGATAGTGATGTTTTATTCTCTAAAAACATAAACTTAAAATTTATAACCCCGGAGGAACTATTTACATGA
- a CDS encoding U4/U6.U5 small nuclear ribonucleoprotein component, putative (Similar to S. cerevisiae SNU23;~In S. cerevisiae: component of U4/U6.U5 snRNP involved in mRNA splicing via spliceosome.), with product MTNESSEKELDKISTDQYGRKKWNVDLYEKEAKDRTNQSTEPSNATTTNQINDHSSSLEYIEHRNKLLNDSINAVKQYSLINPQTSTSTITFGKNKRFGFFCPICDVSFRDNLLLIDHLNSPQHVSKARQMNTDAENSTEEVFLENGIRRASLKEVISTMEKLVAKSISEKGNSEDGATGLTFKQRVEKRREYENRKRSKRAERKQVQRQRKKHKKSDDTETNAKINDLMGFNSFGSTKLT from the coding sequence ATGACAAACGAATCAtctgaaaaagaattagatAAAATATCCACTGATCAGTATGGTAGAAAGAAATGGAATGTGGACTTATATGAAAAAGAGGCTAAGGATAGAACGAATCAGTCAACTGAACCCTCTaatgcaacaacaactaacCAGATTAATGATCATTCATCCTCATTGGAATATATAGAACATCGAAACAAACTATTAAATGATCTGATAAATGCAGTCAAGCAATATAGCTTGATAAATCCACAAACCTCCACATCAACGATAACGTTTGGCAAGAATAAAAGATTTGGGTTTTTCTGTCCCATATGTGATGTTTCATTCAGagacaatttattattgattgatcaTTTAAACTCACCTCAACATGTAAGCAAAGCTAGACAGATGAATACAGATGCTGAAAATAGTACTGAGGAAGTCTTCTTAGAGAATGGCATTCGAAGGGCATCATTGAAGGAAGTGATACTGACAATGGAGAAACTCGTAGCCAAAAGCATAAGTGAAAAGGGTAATTCTGAAGACGGAGCAACAGGACTAACGTTCAAGCAACGTGTagagaaaagaagagaGTATGAAAATAGAAAGAGAAGTAAAAGGGCGGAACGGAAACAGGTTCAAAGGCAACGTAAGAAACACAAGAAAAGTGACGATACAGAGACTAATGCTAAAATCAACGATCTTATGGGATTTAATAGTTTTGGATCAACGAAACTTACCTGA